The window TCCTAGGACCAAAGAGCCCCCGCAGGGGCTCCGGGCGTGGCAATATGGCTTACAGGAAGTCCCTCGCGAAGGAGGGGCGGACAGAAGGAGAAAGCAATGGCAGGCCAGGAGCAGCAGCAGCCGCAGTCGCGCGACACCGAAGTTGACGAGGACGTTCCCGCCGCGCCGCCGGCACCCGCGGAGGCACAGGCGTCGGCCGCCACCCAGGGCGTCGATGACCTGCTGGATGAAATCGACGGCGTTCTGGAGTCCAACGCCGAAG is drawn from Micrococcaceae bacterium Sec5.8 and contains these coding sequences:
- a CDS encoding ubiquitin-like protein Pup; this translates as MAGQEQQQPQSRDTEVDEDVPAAPPAPAEAQASAATQGVDDLLDEIDGVLESNAEEFVRAFVQKGGQ